The following are encoded together in the Desulfococcus multivorans genome:
- a CDS encoding phasin family protein: MLEDIKKGLMTGLGAVLLTKEKIEESVDKLVKESKIKEEDARKLIEELAGTGQKQAKKVETDVSDFFKKTLSGMNVARKDEIVDLKRRIDALEVRLSVLEGREGEGA; encoded by the coding sequence ATGCTCGAGGATATCAAGAAGGGATTGATGACGGGGCTGGGTGCGGTTCTGTTGACCAAGGAAAAAATAGAGGAGAGCGTCGACAAACTGGTCAAAGAGTCCAAAATCAAGGAAGAGGATGCCCGGAAGCTGATCGAGGAACTGGCGGGGACCGGCCAGAAGCAGGCTAAAAAAGTGGAAACGGATGTCAGCGATTTCTTCAAAAAGACATTGAGCGGCATGAACGTCGCACGAAAGGACGAGATCGTCGACCTCAAGCGCCGGATCGATGCGCTCGAGGTTCGTCTTTCGGTTCTGGAAGGCCGGGAGGGTGAAGGCGCGTAA
- a CDS encoding 4Fe-4S dicluster domain-containing protein — protein sequence MTTFTWQGSDVTIHVDYDACKGDGQCMESCPSDVYELKDGKSLPADIDNCIGCCTCVEVCPENAIVHSVCN from the coding sequence ATGACGACATTTACATGGCAGGGTTCGGACGTCACCATTCATGTGGACTACGACGCGTGCAAAGGCGACGGACAATGTATGGAATCCTGCCCTTCGGACGTTTATGAACTGAAGGACGGCAAGAGTCTTCCAGCCGACATCGATAACTGTATTGGATGCTGTACGTGCGTTGAGGTCTGCCCCGAAAACGCCATCGTTCACAGCGTCTGCAATTGA
- a CDS encoding sulfurtransferase encodes MNRKNSARHIIIPIILLSALVWSLSQALGSGSGGAYPNARFIVSADWLKQHLADEGLVIVDVRGDKYFDGTVIPGAVRLPWSEFRYDDIDENLGEKFAGPDKAQQVLGKYGITRSDTVLLYDSVERDGGATASYIFWVLDLLGHERMMLLDGGIDGWRAAGFETAKAPIRRDPVLYQAPSGEMKPWVLADGEFVYRRLGDPMYQIIDVRSREEYIGEKGSLDLRGEPLKLGHIPTAVNVDYRLNWVDEEHKKLKPYADLRKLYRGLDSNRAVIVYCDSGRRGSFGYFVMRVMGIQPVMSYEASWKEWGVPDRFYPVELVERRFGSDTLPGASETAVGEGRRVRSEAGSGDADSRLPASGSPKGGYVSCGG; translated from the coding sequence ATGAACCGTAAAAACAGCGCAAGGCATATCATCATCCCGATCATTCTTCTGTCGGCTTTGGTCTGGTCATTGTCTCAGGCCTTGGGGAGCGGGTCGGGAGGGGCATATCCGAACGCCCGGTTCATCGTTTCGGCCGACTGGCTGAAACAGCACCTGGCGGATGAGGGGCTCGTGATCGTGGACGTTCGGGGAGACAAATATTTCGACGGCACCGTGATTCCCGGTGCCGTTCGGCTTCCCTGGTCGGAATTCCGCTACGACGACATCGATGAAAATCTGGGTGAAAAATTTGCAGGCCCGGACAAAGCCCAACAGGTTCTGGGAAAATACGGCATCACGCGGTCAGACACGGTCCTCCTTTATGATTCGGTCGAACGGGACGGGGGTGCCACCGCCTCCTACATCTTCTGGGTTCTGGATCTGTTGGGGCACGAACGGATGATGCTCCTGGACGGCGGTATCGACGGGTGGCGGGCAGCCGGTTTCGAAACGGCCAAGGCGCCGATTCGACGGGATCCCGTGCTTTACCAGGCGCCGTCGGGTGAGATGAAGCCGTGGGTCCTGGCCGACGGCGAGTTCGTATATCGGCGGCTCGGGGACCCCATGTACCAGATCATCGATGTCCGTTCCCGGGAGGAGTACATTGGAGAAAAGGGATCCCTGGATCTCAGGGGAGAACCGCTCAAGCTCGGCCACATTCCCACCGCGGTCAACGTGGACTACCGTTTAAACTGGGTGGATGAAGAGCACAAAAAGCTGAAGCCGTATGCCGACCTCCGGAAGCTTTACCGAGGTCTCGATTCGAATCGTGCCGTCATTGTTTATTGCGATTCGGGTCGCCGAGGCTCGTTCGGTTATTTTGTCATGCGGGTTATGGGTATTCAGCCGGTGATGTCCTATGAAGCCTCATGGAAGGAATGGGGGGTCCCGGACCGCTTCTATCCGGTGGAACTGGTCGAACGTCGGTTTGGGAGCGATACGCTTCCCGGCGCCTCGGAAACGGCCGTGGGTGAAGGACGCCGAGTCCGTTCGGAGGCCGGATCCGGGGATGCCGATTCCCGTCTTCCCGCTTCCGGCTCGCCCAAGGGCGGTTATGTTTCCTGCGGAGGATGA
- a CDS encoding NYN domain-containing protein, whose amino-acid sequence MTDDKTEKLAVLIDAENAQPAIIEELLIEIAKYGTANVKRIYGDWTSPDLKGWKEVLLRYSIQPIQQFRYTSGKNATDSAMIIDAMDLLYTSRFDGFCIVSSDSDFTKLASRIREAGLIVFGFGEKKTPEAFVAACDKFIFTEVLRAKDDDAETIQRKTTGELKQDTKLVTLLRNAVEASSDENGWAHLAAVGSNIAKQASEFDPRNYGYKKLGELVAATRLFQIEERDVGNGHATAVYIRDRRKK is encoded by the coding sequence ATGACCGACGACAAAACCGAAAAACTGGCTGTCCTGATCGACGCGGAGAATGCCCAGCCCGCCATCATTGAAGAACTTCTCATCGAAATCGCCAAATACGGCACCGCGAACGTCAAAAGGATCTACGGCGACTGGACGAGCCCGGATCTCAAAGGATGGAAAGAAGTACTGCTGAGATATTCCATTCAGCCGATCCAGCAGTTCCGATATACTTCCGGGAAAAACGCCACTGACAGCGCCATGATCATCGATGCCATGGACCTGTTGTATACCAGCCGCTTCGACGGATTCTGCATCGTGTCGAGCGACAGCGATTTCACAAAGCTGGCCTCGCGGATCCGGGAGGCCGGATTGATCGTCTTCGGGTTCGGTGAAAAAAAAACCCCCGAAGCTTTTGTAGCGGCATGCGACAAGTTCATTTTCACGGAAGTGCTCAGAGCCAAGGACGACGATGCCGAAACCATCCAGCGCAAGACCACCGGCGAACTCAAGCAGGACACCAAGCTTGTCACGCTGCTGAGAAACGCGGTGGAGGCGTCTTCGGACGAAAACGGATGGGCTCATCTGGCCGCTGTCGGGAGTAATATTGCAAAACAAGCCTCCGAGTTCGATCCCCGAAACTACGGATACAAAAAACTGGGTGAGCTCGTTGCCGCAACAAGACTTTTCCAGATCGAAGAGCGGGATGTCGGCAACGGACACGCCACCGCTGTTTACATCAGGGACCGTCGAAAAAAATAG
- a CDS encoding YeeE/YedE thiosulfate transporter family protein, translating to MTKILLGLFSGIAFGFVIQRVGATSADKMARAHLMMESDIPKFMLTAVIISAVGLYGLQTAGVGRTLILPTSLVATGLAAVIFGIGWGLCGYCPGTAWAAVGEGRIDAVFAFLGGLAGAAVFAHFHEYLVPVLYDPTNFGRITLVDGIPVRPVAVFLLVAVFTGAVWAVDRLWGRRDAVR from the coding sequence ATGACCAAGATTCTGCTGGGGCTGTTTTCAGGAATCGCTTTTGGTTTCGTAATCCAGCGGGTCGGTGCCACCAGTGCGGACAAGATGGCCAGGGCACACCTGATGATGGAATCCGACATCCCGAAATTCATGCTGACAGCGGTCATTATTTCCGCTGTCGGATTGTATGGTCTCCAAACGGCGGGTGTCGGAAGAACCCTCATCCTGCCCACCAGTCTCGTGGCCACCGGGCTTGCAGCCGTGATATTCGGTATCGGCTGGGGCCTGTGCGGGTACTGCCCCGGAACGGCCTGGGCCGCGGTGGGCGAAGGCCGGATCGATGCCGTGTTCGCCTTCCTGGGAGGACTTGCCGGTGCCGCGGTCTTTGCACACTTTCACGAATACCTCGTGCCGGTGCTTTATGATCCCACCAACTTCGGCCGTATCACCCTGGTGGACGGCATACCGGTGAGGCCGGTTGCCGTCTTCCTTCTCGTGGCGGTGTTTACCGGCGCCGTCTGGGCCGTCGATCGGTTGTGGGGGCGTCGCGATGCCGTTCGGTAA
- a CDS encoding PLD nuclease N-terminal domain-containing protein: MDTVTFVVVVGVLFYMLTCWAIIDIALKDFSSLPVKAAWGFTAFIPFIGWLIYFAFGAKKGMRRKKSSKKNDPVENNV, from the coding sequence ATGGATACCGTAACCTTTGTCGTCGTTGTCGGCGTTCTTTTCTACATGCTGACCTGCTGGGCCATCATCGATATCGCTCTGAAGGATTTTTCGTCGTTGCCCGTAAAGGCCGCCTGGGGATTTACAGCCTTTATTCCGTTTATCGGGTGGCTGATCTATTTTGCCTTCGGGGCTAAAAAGGGAATGCGGCGGAAAAAGTCGTCAAAAAAAAACGATCCAGTGGAAAATAATGTTTGA
- a CDS encoding lytic murein transglycosylase, with the protein MKRYGLHGRRTMAFGVFLVVLLGCLETNGFGASIDYFGSVRQRLVTDGFDAARVNALYRDPKAAFEVRGISMYFVHSEGRLNYDQFLDPAMIRKARRYMTLHRETLETAERDFGVDPGVITAILLVETRLGTYVGNRRVINTFSTMAALSDSAVRDALWNAISGNTALSRDAFEAKALRKSSWAYDELKSFLRYTRRYNIDPLSVKGSYAGALGYCQFLPSNILKLGRDGNRDGHLDLFDHADAIASVASYLKHHGWRPGLSDQKAADVVYTYNHSRYYVNTVLKITKKLEG; encoded by the coding sequence TTGAAGCGATACGGCCTTCATGGGCGACGAACGATGGCGTTCGGGGTTTTTCTGGTGGTGTTGTTGGGATGTCTGGAGACGAACGGCTTCGGGGCATCCATTGATTATTTCGGTTCTGTGCGGCAGCGACTGGTGACGGACGGCTTTGACGCGGCTCGTGTCAATGCCCTTTACCGTGATCCCAAGGCGGCGTTCGAGGTTCGGGGCATATCCATGTACTTTGTCCACAGCGAAGGCCGGCTCAACTATGATCAGTTTCTCGATCCGGCGATGATTCGGAAAGCCAGACGCTACATGACGCTCCACCGGGAAACTCTGGAGACGGCGGAGCGGGACTTCGGGGTCGACCCAGGCGTCATCACGGCCATCCTGCTGGTGGAGACCCGGTTGGGGACCTATGTGGGGAACCGGCGCGTCATCAACACCTTTTCCACCATGGCGGCGCTGTCGGACAGCGCCGTAAGAGACGCGCTCTGGAATGCCATATCCGGAAATACCGCGCTTTCCAGGGACGCCTTCGAAGCCAAGGCCCTTCGGAAATCATCATGGGCCTATGACGAATTGAAGTCATTTCTACGCTACACACGGCGGTACAACATCGATCCGCTCAGCGTCAAGGGCTCTTATGCCGGTGCCTTGGGTTACTGCCAGTTTTTACCGAGCAATATTCTCAAGCTGGGGCGGGACGGCAACCGTGACGGCCACCTGGACCTGTTTGACCATGCCGACGCAATCGCCAGCGTCGCCAGTTACCTGAAACACCACGGCTGGCGGCCGGGTCTTTCGGATCAAAAAGCCGCCGATGTCGTCTACACTTACAATCACAGTCGGTATTATGTCAACACCGTGTTGAAAATTACCAAAAAACTCGAAGGATAA
- a CDS encoding YeeE/YedE thiosulfate transporter family protein translates to MEKHDKTDYWNWLPASFALAGIIVFIFATFGPPASSSGFVSLLKGILQSVAPGYVGTKAHYQMLPGPDSWVFAFVLGMAIGGFIAGRTLDIPVRDVPEIWERRFGPSRIKRYAATFIGGFLILFASRMAGGCTLGLFISGSTQLAVSGLYFGVLIFAVAMLTARLVYGNTGKEGT, encoded by the coding sequence ATGGAAAAGCACGATAAAACGGATTACTGGAATTGGCTGCCGGCCTCCTTCGCGCTTGCCGGTATCATCGTTTTCATTTTCGCCACGTTTGGTCCGCCGGCCTCCTCCAGTGGCTTCGTCAGCCTGCTCAAGGGGATTCTGCAATCGGTCGCTCCGGGATATGTCGGGACCAAGGCCCACTATCAAATGTTGCCGGGCCCCGACTCCTGGGTATTCGCCTTCGTTCTGGGCATGGCGATCGGCGGTTTCATTGCCGGCCGAACCCTGGACATTCCCGTCCGGGATGTACCCGAGATCTGGGAACGGCGTTTCGGCCCCAGCCGGATCAAGCGCTACGCCGCAACGTTTATCGGCGGATTCCTGATTCTTTTCGCTTCCCGCATGGCCGGCGGCTGTACATTGGGGCTCTTTATCTCGGGGTCTACGCAGCTTGCCGTCAGCGGACTCTACTTTGGCGTGCTGATCTTTGCCGTTGCCATGCTCACCGCGCGTCTTGTTTACGGAAATACGGGAAAGGAGGGCACGTAA
- a CDS encoding PaaI family thioesterase, with protein MNITSAAWGKAILSMPFGFDLAQGGGFMHGGALVSLADTAVVMALKSIVPPETPFVTASLETKFLRPVEKGTVTAKAEIHQIDGRKFRGEALVIDDEKQPVLAFSSIFKIMKRPDVDPVFIPELTPENVSQRLSMGETFVLNIVAAWCSDCTERQRPRLPAFIRRLATERMPLFQMTVQQEKMRFISTEHEKMTEYFGGHGYPRTVLILNGEVRSADNVEIVDEEELIRLADAFIAEAASAGQRLNP; from the coding sequence ATGAACATCACCAGCGCCGCCTGGGGGAAAGCGATTCTGTCCATGCCTTTCGGCTTCGATCTCGCCCAGGGCGGAGGATTCATGCACGGCGGCGCCCTGGTGAGCCTTGCGGACACGGCAGTGGTCATGGCCTTGAAGAGTATCGTCCCGCCGGAAACACCTTTTGTGACCGCATCCCTTGAAACAAAATTTCTTCGCCCGGTTGAAAAGGGCACCGTCACGGCAAAAGCGGAGATTCATCAGATAGACGGCCGAAAATTCCGGGGAGAAGCCCTCGTTATTGACGACGAAAAACAGCCGGTCCTGGCGTTCTCATCCATTTTTAAAATCATGAAACGGCCAGATGTCGATCCGGTATTCATTCCGGAGCTTACACCCGAAAATGTCAGCCAACGGCTCTCTATGGGCGAGACCTTCGTTCTGAACATTGTCGCCGCATGGTGCTCCGACTGCACGGAACGACAGCGACCGCGCCTGCCGGCCTTTATCCGGCGGCTTGCTACGGAACGCATGCCGCTCTTTCAAATGACGGTGCAGCAGGAAAAAATGCGGTTCATCTCGACTGAACACGAAAAAATGACCGAATATTTCGGCGGCCACGGATACCCACGCACCGTTCTGATCCTCAACGGCGAGGTTCGCTCCGCGGATAATGTGGAAATCGTAGACGAGGAAGAGCTCATTCGCCTCGCAGATGCCTTTATTGCGGAAGCCGCGTCCGCAGGACAACGCCTGAATCCATAA
- the radA gene encoding DNA repair protein RadA, with product MKKRGKLVFVCRTCGFQSPKWLGKCPDCGNWDTLAEEVQYNAASAGTKRRAIPGDTGPVSIDAVILEDECRIQTGIGEFDRVLGGGLVPGSLVLIGGDPGIGKSTLMLQALYGLARQDAKVLYVSGEESVKQIRLRSKRLKTISNRLFVVSEVDLDTILQMVSSEKPDVLVIDSIQTMFNSDLPSAPGSVAQVRESAMRIMIMAKKSGIPTFIVGHVTKEGAIAGPRLLEHMVDTVLYFEGDRSHVFRVLRAVKNRFGSTNEIGVFEMKEQGLEEVANPSAVFLSERPEQAPGSVVTACMEGTRPILVELQALASSTSFGTPRRTILGLDQNRVALLVAVMEKKLGMHLMGHDIFMNVAGGVRVDEPAVDMGIIAAIASSFLDRPVPEGHIVMGEVGLTGEVRAISQVETRVSEIRKMGFSRCLVPESNLRRMTAVTGIDLVGIQTVTQAVEALF from the coding sequence ATGAAAAAACGGGGAAAGCTGGTCTTTGTCTGCCGAACCTGCGGCTTTCAGAGCCCCAAATGGCTCGGAAAATGTCCGGACTGCGGCAATTGGGATACCCTTGCGGAGGAGGTTCAATACAATGCCGCTTCTGCCGGGACTAAGCGCCGGGCAATCCCGGGCGACACCGGGCCGGTATCCATCGATGCGGTAATTCTGGAGGACGAATGTCGCATCCAAACCGGTATCGGGGAGTTCGACAGGGTGTTGGGCGGCGGCCTGGTGCCCGGATCTCTCGTCTTGATCGGCGGCGATCCCGGCATCGGAAAATCGACCCTGATGCTCCAGGCGCTCTACGGTCTGGCCCGACAGGATGCCAAGGTCCTCTATGTCTCCGGAGAAGAGTCCGTCAAACAGATCCGATTGAGAAGCAAACGTCTGAAGACGATATCGAACCGGCTGTTCGTCGTCTCCGAGGTCGACCTCGATACCATCCTGCAGATGGTCTCGAGCGAAAAGCCCGATGTTCTGGTCATCGATTCCATCCAGACCATGTTCAACAGCGACCTCCCCTCAGCGCCGGGAAGCGTCGCCCAGGTCCGGGAATCGGCCATGCGCATCATGATCATGGCCAAAAAGAGCGGCATTCCGACATTCATCGTGGGCCATGTGACGAAAGAAGGTGCCATCGCCGGCCCCCGGCTTCTGGAACATATGGTCGATACGGTTCTCTACTTTGAAGGGGATCGGAGCCATGTCTTCCGGGTGTTGCGGGCCGTGAAGAATCGATTCGGATCAACCAATGAGATCGGCGTGTTCGAAATGAAGGAGCAGGGGCTCGAAGAGGTCGCCAACCCTTCGGCAGTCTTCCTTTCCGAGCGCCCCGAGCAGGCCCCGGGGTCGGTGGTTACGGCCTGTATGGAAGGAACGCGCCCCATTCTGGTTGAACTCCAGGCCCTGGCCAGCAGCACCAGTTTCGGGACGCCCCGGCGGACCATACTGGGCCTCGACCAGAACCGTGTTGCCCTGCTGGTGGCGGTCATGGAAAAAAAACTGGGGATGCATCTCATGGGGCATGACATTTTCATGAACGTGGCCGGCGGCGTCAGGGTCGACGAGCCGGCCGTCGACATGGGCATCATCGCAGCCATTGCTTCCAGTTTTCTGGATCGCCCTGTTCCGGAGGGTCATATCGTCATGGGAGAGGTTGGACTGACCGGCGAGGTTCGGGCCATCAGCCAGGTGGAGACCCGGGTGTCTGAAATCCGGAAAATGGGGTTCTCACGCTGTCTGGTGCCTGAAAGCAACCTTCGCCGCATGACGGCCGTCACCGGCATCGATCTGGTCGGCATCCAGACGGTGACACAGGCCGTCGAGGCATTATTTTAA